Part of the Methylorubrum populi genome is shown below.
GCGCACCGTGCTGCTCTGGGCCGGGGCGGCGCTCGCCACCCTGCTGCTCTCGGTGGCGTTGGCCTTCGGCCTCGGCTCGGCGATCGCGCGACCCTTGAGCCGGATGGCGCGGGCGCTGACCGCGATCGGGCGCGGCGAGACCGAGGTGGAGATCCCGGTGAAGGGTCCGGGCGAGCTGCGCGCCATCGCCGAAGCCGCCGTGGCCTTCCGCGACAGCGTGGCCGAGCGCGCCCGCATCCGCGCCGCCCAGGAGCGCGGCGCCGAGGAGGAGGCCGGCCGGCGCCACGCGGCGATGATGGCGGTGGCCGACGGCTTCGAATCCCGTGTCGGCGGCATCGTCGAGGCGGTCTCGGCCGCCGCGCAGCAACTGGAGGGCGCAGCGCGGGCGATGAGCACGGCGGCGGGCCAGACCTCGTCGCTCAGCGCCTCGGCGGCGCAGGCCTCGGCGCAGGCGGCGCGCTCCTCCGACGGCATCGCCGCGGCGACGGAAGAGCTGTCCGCCTCGATCCGCGAGATCTCGGCCCAGGTCGGCTCCTCGGCGCTGGCGGCGAGCGCGGCCGAGGAGGAGGCCGCCCGCACCGTCGGCGAGGTCGAGCGCCTCGCCTCGGCCGCGAGCAGCATCGGCCAGATCGTCGGGCTGATCTCGCAGATCGCCGGGCAGACCAACCTGCTCGCGCTCAACGCCACGATCGAGGCCGCCCGCGCGGGCGAGGCCGGCCGGGGCTTTGCCGTCGTCGCCGCCGAGGTGAAGGGGCTGGCCGCCCAGACGGCGCGGGCCACCGACGAGATCGCCGGGCGGATGGCCGAGATCGAGGCCGCCACCGGCGCTTCGGTCTCGGGGATCACCGGCATCGCCCGCACGATCCGCGACCTGTCGCGGATCTCCGGCGACATCGCCGCCGCGGTCGAGGAGCAGGGCGCGGCCACCGCCGAGATCGCCCGCACCACGGTCGAGACTTCGCAGGGCACGCGGCGCGCCTCGGACGACGTGGCGGGGGTGGCCCGCACCGCCGACGACGCCAGCACCGGCTCCGGCCAAGTGCTCGACGCGGCGAGCGACCTCGCCCGTCAGGCGACGGCGTTGCGCCGGGAGGTCGGCGGCTTTCTCGCCCAGATCCGGGCGGCGTGACGGGAGCAGGATAGGGCAGGGCGCCGCAAGGCGCCCGCCCCCGCCCGCGCGGGCTCAGCGCTTCGCGGCGATCATGAAGACGTTCGAGGGGGCGATCCGCTTCAGGAACGTCGTGCGGTGATAGCTGGTGTTGAAGGCGAGCAGCCGGCTCACCGCCGCGTCGAGCGCGACGTAGCCCCGTCGGGCGTAGAGATGGCCCGGAACGACCTTGCGCGCGATCTTGGCCAGGGCGTTGGTCATGCAGGGAGCCTCCCGCACGATGTCGAAGCCGATGCGGTCGAGCCGGCCGTGCAGCCACGGCAGCGGCAGGCCGCGCTCGTTCTGGGTCAGGCCGTAGCGCGCCTGGGTCCAGTCGCCCATCGAGGTGATGGGCTCGCGGAAGACCAGGAGCCCGCCGGGCCTGAGGATGCGGTGCGCCTCGGCCAGCACGTGCGAGACGTTGGGGATGTGGTGAAGCACGCCGAGGCTCACGAACAGGTCGGCGCCGTTGTCGGGCAGCGGGATGTCGCCGGAGGGAAGCGGCTTGATGAAGCGGGCCGGGCGCCCGCCGATCCGGTCGGTCCACCACTCCTCGGCGGGCTCGATCCCGACGAAGCGCTCCACCCGGTCGGCCAGGGGGGCGACGTCGTCGCCCGCCGCGCAGCCCAGCGCGACGCAAGTCTCGAAGCGGCGGTCGCGCAGCCGGTCGAAGCCGTGAAAGGCGTTCAGCGCGTCGTACTCGTAGCTGTAGGAGCCGGAGGCTTCGAGTTTGTAGACCTCGGTCGCGAGCCGATAGAAGCCCTGCTCCTCCTGCGCGTACCAGCGCGCGATCTCCCCCGGCGCGAGATCATCGCCGTAGAGAGCCGATCCGTCGAGATACTTGGTATCGACCATCATCGTTCGAACGGCTTCCGGTGTGAGATCAATCGTTCGCGGCGCTCACGATGCAACCGACGACACGCTGACCTTGCATAGCCTTGACCTTGTCTGATCGCGGCCTCTCATAGGTCATCGCCCGAACCTGTGCGAGACTTTCACCGCATTATGGTTCCCGCACCATCCGGGTAGAATACGCGTCGCCCGCGGAACGCGCGTCGCATCAAGACCTTGCCTCTCACGGGATCCGGCGATCACGGGACAGGACTCGGTGTCTCGCCTCGCTCATCGCCTCGTTCAGTGCCGCGCCTCGCCCTGGGCGGGGGTGTTGCCCACGGCGTTGACCTCGTCGCCGGCCCGCGGCTCGACCTTGAGGTTCTGGCGCATGCTCTGGAGATGGTCGGTCACGACCAGCGTGCCGGGCTTGAGGCCTTTGAGCACGGCGGTGTTGTCGCCGTAGACGTCGCCGACCTCGATCGCGGTCATGTGAACGGTGCCGGCCTCGTCCACGGTCCAGACCACCTGCTGGTCGAGCTGGGCCGAGAGGGCGATGGTGGGCACCAAGAGGCGCTCCTGCCGGCCGACCTCGATGCGCGAGCGGACGAAGCGGCCGGGCAGGTAGCGCTCGTCCGCGTTGTCGAGCCAGGCCTGGATCAGGCGGCGGCCGGTGCGGGGGTCGAAGCGGTTGTCGAGCCGGTAGATCGTGGCCTCGCGCACGGGCTCGCGCCCCACGTCGAGGAGCTGGACCTTCACCCGCCCCTCGGCTTGCGCCACCCGCACGGCTTCCGCGTCCTCGGAGGAGAGCGCCATCTGCACGTCGATCGGGTTCACCTGGACCACGGAGACGAGCTTGGTCTGGTTCTCGATCACCATGTCGCCGATATTGGCCAGCGACAGGGAGGAGCGCCCGTCGAAGGGCGCGCGGATCACCGCGTAGTCGAGGTTCAGCTGCTGACGGGCGATGGCGGCCTCCGCCTCTTCGAGCTTGGCATTGGCCGTGGCGAGGTTCGACTGGTTCTGCTGGGCGCGCTGCTCGGTGGCGAAGCCCTTGTCGGCGAGCTGCTCGGTGCGGTTCACCTCGGCCTGGGCGAAGTCGAGGGAGGCCTTGGCCTGGTCGCGCAGGGCCCGCGCCGATTTGAGGGCGACCTCGAACGGGCGGGGGTCGATGCGGAACAGCACCTGCCCCTTCTTCACGTGGCCGCCGGGCTCGAACGGGCGCTCCACCACGAAGCCGGTCACCCGCGTCTGCAGCTCGGCGTCGCGGGGCGAGATGATCGTGCCGGTATACTCGAAGGCGACCGGCACCTCCTGGGCGCTGGCGCGCACCGCCCGCACCGTGAGGCGCGGCTCCTCCTTGGCCCGTTTCGTCTCGGCGCGGTTCGCCACCTTGAGGTGATGGGCCAGGAAGCCGGGGATCGGATGTCCCGCCCCCCACCACGCACCCGCGGCGATCCCGAGCGCGCCGACGACGAGACCGGTGATGACGAAGCCGACGCCTGAGCGCACGAGATCCATTCTCCGAGAGCGGAACGGGCCGGCCGCCCGGCCCGTTCCGGGCGCGGCACCGGAGGGAACACGCGGAGTCCCAAGACGTTGCACGCGGGTCCTTCAAGGCCACGTTGAAATTTCGGAGACGGTCCCTCGAATGTTCGCCACGTTCGTCGACCGGCCGATCCTCGCGGGCGTGATCTCCGTCCTCATCACGGTGATCGGCCTCGTCGCCGGGCTGACGCTGCCGGTGGCGCAGTACCCTGAAATCGCTCCGCCGATCATCAATATCCAGGCGACCTATCCCGGCGCCTCCGCCCAGCAGGCCTACGAATCGATCGCGATTCCGCTGGAGCAGGAGATCAACGGCGCGCCGAATCTCATCTACATCCAGTCGACCTCCTCGACCGACGGCAGCGTCTCGATCGACGCTACCTTCGAGGTCGGCTCGAACCTCGACGCCGCCGCGGCGGAGGTGCTGACGCGTTCGAGCCGCGCCGAGGCGAAGCTGCCGGAGGCGGTGCGGGCGCAAGGCCTCGAGATCCAGAAATCGTCGCGTCAGCGGCTCGGCAACGTCGTGCTCTACGCCGACGAGGGCACGGGCTTCGACGAGCTGTTCCTGGCCAACTACGCCGAAACCCAGGTCATCAAGCCCCTGCGCCGGGTCACCGGCA
Proteins encoded:
- a CDS encoding methyl-accepting chemotaxis protein, with protein sequence MKLPSSLRARIVTVALIPCLAFGAAAGVAVTERVGQGRAMARMEELAGLSVRIGAFVHEAQKERGASSLYLGSKGSQFAPELAAQRTLTDAARAALIADLDAAGAGVDADFARKAAALRARLGGIERHRGAVDRLEVGVPANLAVYSGVIAGALGVVRGVAQIAADPAIGTRVSALSAFLSLKEFAGQERAAASAVFAAGAIDLAGLRRLAGLASDQATFEGLFRAAAQAEEIAALDAANAAEAAREVTRIRTLALDTVPGQAPAFSDAKGWFRLATQRIDGLKGIEDQLTGTLAREAGAARSQAERTVLLWAGAALATLLLSVALAFGLGSAIARPLSRMARALTAIGRGETEVEIPVKGPGELRAIAEAAVAFRDSVAERARIRAAQERGAEEEAGRRHAAMMAVADGFESRVGGIVEAVSAAAQQLEGAARAMSTAAGQTSSLSASAAQASAQAARSSDGIAAATEELSASIREISAQVGSSALAASAAEEEAARTVGEVERLASAASSIGQIVGLISQIAGQTNLLALNATIEAARAGEAGRGFAVVAAEVKGLAAQTARATDEIAGRMAEIEAATGASVSGITGIARTIRDLSRISGDIAAAVEEQGAATAEIARTTVETSQGTRRASDDVAGVARTADDASTGSGQVLDAASDLARQATALRREVGGFLAQIRAA
- a CDS encoding class I SAM-dependent methyltransferase; translated protein: MMVDTKYLDGSALYGDDLAPGEIARWYAQEEQGFYRLATEVYKLEASGSYSYEYDALNAFHGFDRLRDRRFETCVALGCAAGDDVAPLADRVERFVGIEPAEEWWTDRIGGRPARFIKPLPSGDIPLPDNGADLFVSLGVLHHIPNVSHVLAEAHRILRPGGLLVFREPITSMGDWTQARYGLTQNERGLPLPWLHGRLDRIGFDIVREAPCMTNALAKIARKVVPGHLYARRGYVALDAAVSRLLAFNTSYHRTTFLKRIAPSNVFMIAAKR
- a CDS encoding efflux RND transporter periplasmic adaptor subunit, which encodes MRSGVGFVITGLVVGALGIAAGAWWGAGHPIPGFLAHHLKVANRAETKRAKEEPRLTVRAVRASAQEVPVAFEYTGTIISPRDAELQTRVTGFVVERPFEPGGHVKKGQVLFRIDPRPFEVALKSARALRDQAKASLDFAQAEVNRTEQLADKGFATEQRAQQNQSNLATANAKLEEAEAAIARQQLNLDYAVIRAPFDGRSSLSLANIGDMVIENQTKLVSVVQVNPIDVQMALSSEDAEAVRVAQAEGRVKVQLLDVGREPVREATIYRLDNRFDPRTGRRLIQAWLDNADERYLPGRFVRSRIEVGRQERLLVPTIALSAQLDQQVVWTVDEAGTVHMTAIEVGDVYGDNTAVLKGLKPGTLVVTDHLQSMRQNLKVEPRAGDEVNAVGNTPAQGEARH